The Phycisphaeraceae bacterium genomic sequence AGTTGCTGGCGGCTGCATATGAGGCGAAGTCGCTGGGTATTCCGATTGATGTGCTGCCGCTTGACTATGAAGTTACGAATGAAGTCATGGTTGACGGCATTTATGTGCCTGCTGAGGCGCGTGAAGGACAGACAGTGGCCTTGCGCGTTGTACTCCGTGCGACCAACCCGGTAAACGGTCAGCTTTATCTCAAACACGATGGCTACCCGCTTGATCTCAACGGCGCAGCACCCGGTAATGGCTCAACAATCCACGTTCAAGACTGGGCGCCAGAAACGGAGAGCGGTTCTGTTGAGAGAGGCTCCACTGCTCCGTTGACTTCCGGACGATTTACATGTGTAAGGTTGGTTGAATTACCTATGTCCTATAGCGGAGCGAATCGCTTCCAAGCCATCTTTGAGCCAGCGGAAAAATCCACAGATCAAATAGCATCGAATAATCAGGCCGAGGCTTTCACGCTTGTGCATGGTCAGGGGAAAGTACTCTTTGTGGACACGCTTGGAACTGGTTCCGGCGAATCATTACCCCGGATGCTTCAGTCGCACAATATCAAGCTCGATCTGATCCAGCCCGGTGAGTTGCCGGTGAACCTCGCGGATCTGCAACGCTACGACGCTGTGATTTTTCAGAATGTTCCGCAGGATCTCATCATGTCCGCGCAGCAGAGAATGCTGACGCGCTATGTCGGCGATATGGGTGGAGGATTTTTGATGATTGGCGGGCCGGATAGTTTTGGTGCCGGCGGGTGGACCAATACCCCGATAGACAAAATCCTGCCAGTGGAGTGCCGCATTCCCAGTCAGACGGTGGTGCCGTCAGGTGCTCTGGTTATCGTGATTGATCGCTCTGGATCAATGATGTCACCTGCGGATGGAACTACTTCGAAGCAAGTCGTAGCCAACGAAGCTGCCGTACTCGCATTGGCAACGCTTTTTCCACAGGACCTGATCGGCGTATTGGCGTTTTCTGACGGCAATGAATGGATCGTGCCTCTTTCAAAGAACACGAAACCATTAGAAACGGCAAAGTTGGTGCGCAGCATTCAGCCAATGGGAGGCACAAATATTTTTCCAGCACTGGTTGATGCATACGATGCTTTGGCACCGCTCAAAGCTCAGGACGCCGCAGCCAAGCACATCATTCTTCTGACAGATGGTCAAAGTCCCGATGGTGACTACGCAGGTTTAACCCGCAAGATGCGGGAGAAAGGGATCACGTTATCGACGATCGGTGTCGGTTCAGATGTGGATAACGCTCTCCTTTCCCGTCTGGCGCAAATGGGGAAGGGGCAATATCACCCGATTGTGGACCCTAAACGATTGCCACAGGTTTTTATTAAGGAAGCACGTTCGGTTCGCAAAAACTTGATTAAGGAAATTCCGTTTCGTCCGCGGTTGATTGCGACGGGTTCACCGGTCATGGCGGGGATTAACTCTACGCCGGAGCTTAAAGGGCTTGTGCTTACGGGGCCAAAGCAGGATCGGCGTGTATTTATGCCGATGGTCGGCACTGAAGGCGAGCCTCTGTTTGCCCACTGGCAGGTCGGGCTTGGTCGCACTGCTGCATTTACATCCGACGCCACTAACCACTGGGCGACTTCGTGGCTTGAGTGGAGCGGTTATGCCGACTTCTGGTTACGCACGATAAGAATGATCGCTCGGCCGTCCGACTCGCGTCAATTCGACATGATTTCGAGTATTCGTAACAACACGCTCTATCTGCGACTTGATACCGGCAGTTCTGATGAAGATGAAAATGAAGGTTTCGGCGGGTTTCTCAACGTGTCCGGCTCCATTCTTCTGCCGGACGGGTCGGTGAAAACGGTGGTACTGAATCAAATCGGGCCGGGTATCTATGAGGCGTCAGTACCCGCTATCAATGAGGGTAACTACATTGTCACTCTCTTTGCTCAAAACGCTCGCGGGGAACGACGGGCGATCTTCGGCGGAGCGAGCCGGCCCGGAGGTATGGAATTACGAAACTTCCGCTCCAACCGCGCCTTGCTTGAACAGGTTGCACAGATCACCGGCGGCAGGGTGCTAGATCCCTCCA encodes the following:
- a CDS encoding VWA domain-containing protein; this encodes MLFRFDHPELLWLLLLGVPMVWLGVYSLKTLDPLRRWIAIGLRISVLTIIILMLAGLQFVRWHTDLTVVSAMDVSDSVMRYFKPPPLPSSEGNTSTTELTPDEWARRYLKTAAQGKRTDDLYGEVIFKGEASVRAKPSFMMDSPATAVTQMRDGTDAAEGIRMSIATQPPDSAKRIIFISDGNPTVSSSTNRDRGAVSAAGELLAAAYEAKSLGIPIDVLPLDYEVTNEVMVDGIYVPAEAREGQTVALRVVLRATNPVNGQLYLKHDGYPLDLNGAAPGNGSTIHVQDWAPETESGSVERGSTAPLTSGRFTCVRLVELPMSYSGANRFQAIFEPAEKSTDQIASNNQAEAFTLVHGQGKVLFVDTLGTGSGESLPRMLQSHNIKLDLIQPGELPVNLADLQRYDAVIFQNVPQDLIMSAQQRMLTRYVGDMGGGFLMIGGPDSFGAGGWTNTPIDKILPVECRIPSQTVVPSGALVIVIDRSGSMMSPADGTTSKQVVANEAAVLALATLFPQDLIGVLAFSDGNEWIVPLSKNTKPLETAKLVRSIQPMGGTNIFPALVDAYDALAPLKAQDAAAKHIILLTDGQSPDGDYAGLTRKMREKGITLSTIGVGSDVDNALLSRLAQMGKGQYHPIVDPKRLPQVFIKEARSVRKNLIKEIPFRPRLIATGSPVMAGINSTPELKGLVLTGPKQDRRVFMPMVGTEGEPLFAHWQVGLGRTAAFTSDATNHWATSWLEWSGYADFWLRTIRMIARPSDSRQFDMISSIRNNTLYLRLDTGSSDEDENEGFGGFLNVSGSILLPDGSVKTVVLNQIGPGIYEASVPAINEGNYIVTLFAQNARGERRAIFGGASRPGGMELRNFRSNRALLEQVAQITGGRVLDPSKPTPGSLFDRTQVEPTRSIRPVWRMLLFWLFIVFLLDVACRRIAWNFGTIWTIFKRWLGAVAGAGSTRSNEAPGTLDALKVRARVVNDQLAGQPLARPEDSTPTVASGRKFEASGNKAALENFAQAVGGAQVSESGAPPTAPQKGVKDTPVTTSRLLDAKRRAQKNIDDRRED